CAACGCGAAACTTTGCGTACCGGGGGGTGGCTCCGTCCACGCCAGCGGCGGCGAGATGCCCGTGGCCTCGGCGCGACACGTATACACTTCGGGTATCATGCCATCTGGCGCAAAGGCGGTGCTGGTGAGCGAGAAGCCCGCCGCCACGGGAACCGAGGTTGTTTCATGGGCCGGGACGGTCATCACCGGCGCGTCCATCGGCCCCGTGCAGGCGACCAGTGTCCATAGAATGCCGGCAATCAAGAGCAAGCGACGGTGCATTTTGACTTTCCTGGCGTTGCCCGCGTCATGGCGTGATGACGGGGAATAGTTGTTCCAGCCATTGCAGCGGATTGACGGGATGGTTCATGATGCGCACGTCCCAGTGTAAGTGGGGTCCGGTGGAAAGGCCGGTTGTGCCCAATTCGCCGATCACCTGCCCAGCTTCCACGTGGTCGCCCACGTTGACTTCCAGTTTTTGCAGGTGGTAGTAGCCGGTCATGACGCCCAGGCCGTGGTCAATGATGATCACATTGCCGCGCACTTGCATGGGTTGGCTGGCGACGATTGTGCCGGCATTAGGGGCGAGGACTTTTGTGCCGGCATAATCCGCAAAATCCGTGCCGCTGTGAAAACTATCGTAGGGGCCGCCATTATACGAGCGGGCAATGCCATACCCCGCCGTAATCTGCGTACCGCTGATAATGGGCTGCTGGAACAGCCCCGTCCACTGCTGCACCGGCGTAAATTGACCGTAAATCGAGGCCAATAGCTCATTTTCCGCATTCACCACATCGGGAGCCAGCAAATACCCCTTCTCTTCGGGAACTGTCAACTCCTGCCGCCCGTAATCATATGCGTCCACCTGTACCCATTGGCGCAGCGGCGTCCACGGGCGACTACCGCTGCCGCCCAGCATCAGTTCATACACGCCTGGCCTGGTGAATGCGCCCAGGCCAATCATCGTGATAAAGCCATCGCCATAGGGCGCAAATTGCAGCGATTGGTCCAGAAATTGGCCGCTGGGCTGCCCATCCAGGTTGTTTTGTACGTACAGCGACATAGCCCGCCCCTGCTGTACGGGGAGGGGACCGAGTTCGACGCGCACCCAGTCGCCGGGCAAGTCCTGGAAGCGGGCGTCACCGGGGAGGCGCAGGCGCTGACCGGCGTAAAGCTGCGTTGGATAGGGAAGCTCGTTGAATTGGGCCAGGGCCATGGGGGTCATGTCGGCGGCGGCGGCCAGCATGAGGAGCGATTCCCCCGGCTGCACCAGATGCGGGCGACCGGTGAGGGGGACGGGGCTGGAAGAACCGGTGCGGCTGATGATGGTCAGGGATTTGCCGGCAATCAACTCGCGTGGATTCAGTAGACGATTGGCGGCG
The Ardenticatenales bacterium genome window above contains:
- a CDS encoding LysM peptidoglycan-binding domain-containing protein, which translates into the protein MSKRLLLILSLIALLAVAPTALAQTADPTPAPTEAAPAEPPIPKVHIVQDGETLTSIAGDYGLSVERLLQANSIADPSFLYVGQELIIPDTSGDPFDANYVVRLGDTLESLAADFNTTVADIVAANRLLNPRELIAGKSLTIISRTGSSSPVPLTGRPHLVQPGESLLMLAAAADMTPMALAQFNELPYPTQLYAGQRLRLPGDARFQDLPGDWVRVELGPLPVQQGRAMSLYVQNNLDGQPSGQFLDQSLQFAPYGDGFITMIGLGAFTRPGVYELMLGGSGSRPWTPLRQWVQVDAYDYGRQELTVPEEKGYLLAPDVVNAENELLASIYGQFTPVQQWTGLFQQPIISGTQITAGYGIARSYNGGPYDSFHSGTDFADYAGTKVLAPNAGTIVASQPMQVRGNVIIIDHGLGVMTGYYHLQKLEVNVGDHVEAGQVIGELGTTGLSTGPHLHWDVRIMNHPVNPLQWLEQLFPVITP